The bacterium genome includes a window with the following:
- a CDS encoding isocitrate dehydrogenase (NADP(+)): EKTISKKTVTYDFHRLMEGATLVSCSGFGKEIVKNM, translated from the coding sequence TGGAAAAGACGATCTCCAAAAAGACAGTCACCTACGACTTCCACCGCCTGATGGAGGGCGCGACCCTCGTCTCCTGCTCCGGGTTCGGCAAGGAAATCGTCAAAAATA